The following nucleotide sequence is from Acetivibrio cellulolyticus CD2.
CATGATAATTTTGCCGTTTAATTAACATTTTTTAAGCAAGGCAATTCCTGATTATTCTGTATTGGAATATCCTTCCTCTAGCTTATAATTATATTTATTATTTCATTGCAAGTCAATTGAATAATTCATCTAAGCACTTAGTCTAAAGTACATTTCCAACACTGTAAACTTCTAATTTTTTTATATAAAAACGCGTTTAATATCCTAAGCCTCATGCTTTGAAAAATTACGTTACATGTTACAGCATACAATTCATTTTTATTTGTTGATTTTGTCTTTTATACTAAAGATTCATCATATATTTAATACAAAGAGGGGAGGTATAGGTCAAATATGCTAACTATTTTTAAACGATATGGGAATCAATTGGCAAGTATTTTAATTGTTGCAGGTTTACTTTTTGGAGCATATGTTGGTATAAAGTATGTAATAGCATTTCTCGCCCCCTTTATCCTTGCCGTTATAATATCCAGTATTAATGAGCCGGTTGTCCGTTTTCTTGAATCAAAAGCAAAAATGGACAGAAAAGCCGCTTCCATAAGCTCTTTGATCTTAAGTGTATGTGTTATTGCTGCTATTGCAGTGTTGGTATTGTTTAAAACGTACGGTGAGCTCATCAAACTCCAGCGAAATCTTCCTGCCTATATAGACAGCAGCTCATATATTTTATCGGGTTACTATTCAAGGATAAACTCCTTTTACAACAACCTTCCATATCAAGTACAAAGCAGCTTTCGGGAAAACCTCCTTGTTTTTCTACCAAAAATTGAAGGGCTAATAACCTCTATTGCCACATCAATAATTAATAGTATAACATCACTGCCCAAGCTTGGAGTTTTTACCACAGTCACCCTGCTTTCATCGTATTTTATAAGCAGTGACAGGAAAAATATAAGAAACTTTATATACAGGCAAATACCAAACAGATCTCAGAAAAACTTCTATACTGTGAAGAACGGCACTGTATCCTCAATATTCGGTTACTTTAGAGCGCAAATGATAATTATGACTGTCACATTTGTTGTGTCCACCCTTGGCTTTATAATAATAAATACCGAATATGCAGTTCTAATGGGGTTAATCACTGCATTAGCCGACGGTATTCCACTACTCGGCTCAGGCATCGTCATGATACCTTGGATAATCTGGAACTTCATAACCGGTAATATCAGGATGGGTCTGGGTCTATCAAGCGTTTATCTCTTTGCTGTTATAGTAAGGCAAATTATCGAGCCCAAGATTGTTTCCAACCAAACAGGCCTTCACCCGCTTGTAACTCTAATTTCAATGTATCTGGGCCTTATGATATTCGGGGTAACCGGCCTGTTCATAGGCCCTATAATAATGATTTTCCTAAAGAG
It contains:
- the ytvI gene encoding sporulation integral membrane protein YtvI yields the protein MLTIFKRYGNQLASILIVAGLLFGAYVGIKYVIAFLAPFILAVIISSINEPVVRFLESKAKMDRKAASISSLILSVCVIAAIAVLVLFKTYGELIKLQRNLPAYIDSSSYILSGYYSRINSFYNNLPYQVQSSFRENLLVFLPKIEGLITSIATSIINSITSLPKLGVFTTVTLLSSYFISSDRKNIRNFIYRQIPNRSQKNFYTVKNGTVSSIFGYFRAQMIIMTVTFVVSTLGFIIINTEYAVLMGLITALADGIPLLGSGIVMIPWIIWNFITGNIRMGLGLSSVYLFAVIVRQIIEPKIVSNQTGLHPLVTLISMYLGLMIFGVTGLFIGPIIMIFLKSLHSSGVVTIWNESP